A genomic region of Pelodiscus sinensis isolate JC-2024 chromosome 17, ASM4963464v1, whole genome shotgun sequence contains the following coding sequences:
- the MED7 gene encoding mediator of RNA polymerase II transcription subunit 7, producing the protein MGEPQQVSALPPPPMQYIKEYTDENIRKGLAPKPPPPVKDSYMMFGNQFQCDDLIIRPLESQGIERLHPMQFDHKKELRKLNMSILINFLDLLDILIRSPGSIKREEKLEDLKLLFVHVHHLINEYRPHQARETLRVMMEVQKRQRLETAERFQKHLERVVEMIQNCLTSLPDDLPHSEGGMRLKTEPMDIDDSNNCIGRTEQRREVAGCKKEQVLDKDAAMCSIIDEMT; encoded by the coding sequence ATGGGTGAACCTCAGCAAGTGAGTGCTCTCCCTCCACCTCCAATGCAGTATATAAAGGAATATACAGATGAAAATATTCGGAAAGGTCTAGCTCCCAAGCCGCCTCCACCTGTGAAAGACAGCTACATGATGTTTGGTAACCAGTTCCAATGCGATGATCTCATTATTCGACCCTTGGAAAGCCAAGGCATTGAACGATTGCATCCCATGCAGTTTGAccacaagaaggaactgaggaaactCAATATGTCTATTTTGATCAACTTTTTGGACCTCTTGGATATCTTGATAAGGAGCCCGGGCAGCATaaaacgggaggagaaactggaagACTTAAAACTGCTTTTTGTCCATGTCCATCATCTTATAAATGAATATCGACCCCATCAAGCCAGGGAGACGCTGAGGGTTATGATGGAGGTGCAGAAACGGCAGCGCTTGGAGACAGCGGAGAGGTTTCAGAAGCATTTAGAGCGAGTTGTAGAGATGATCCAGAACTGCCTGACCTCCTTGCCTGATGATTTGCCTCATTCAGAGGGAGGGATGAGGTTAAAAACTGAGCCCATGGATATTGATGACAGCAACAATTGTATTGGACGGACTGAACAGCGCAGAGAAGTTGCTGGCTGCAAGAAAGAACAGGTTTTAGACAAAGATGCTGCTATGTGTAGCATTATTGATGAAATGACATGA